One part of the Tachysurus fulvidraco isolate hzauxx_2018 chromosome 23, HZAU_PFXX_2.0, whole genome shotgun sequence genome encodes these proteins:
- the syap1 gene encoding synapse-associated protein 1 isoform X3, translating to MFKSWGTWLGIESTSEQKTEQIQSEETSGSDKDEENSGVNKPDNTERNDENQAVLQQNKGLSGYILNFASSATKKITESVTETASTIKKTVEEGNIDSIIDKTILGDFQKEQEKFVQEKNAKKTDAAVPPWVGYSEEETIQQQILALSADKRNFLRDPPAGVQFHFDVEQMYPTALVMLQEDELLNRMRFDLVPKHVKEEVFWRNYFYRVSLIKQSAQLTALAAQQQAAERREDDKTGADPQDDSSSESSRRPKTPPTTINAKPKSSENHEEEEISTSPGVSEFVSDAFDSCNINQEDLRKEMEQLVLDKKNEDEDASEWERELQRELQEYEVVAEADNRDENWDREIEEMLQSD from the exons ATGTTTAAAAGCTGGGGCACGTGGCTCGGGATCGAGTCCACATCCGAGCAGAAAACTGAACAAATCCAGTCTGAGGAAACATCCGGAAGTGACAAAGACGAGGAAAATAGTGGAGTAAACAAACCCGACAACACCGAGAGAAATGACGAGAACCAGGCGGTTCTGCAGCAAAACAAAGGCCTGAGCG GATACATCCTGAACTTTGCGAGCAGCGCGACGAAGAAGATCACAGAGTCGGTGACCGAAACTGCGAGCACCATCAAGAAGACGGTGGAGGAAGGAAACATCGACAGCATCATCGAcaag ACCATTTTGGGAGACTTCCAGAAGGAACAGGAAAAGTTTGTTCAGGAGAAGAATGCTAAGAAAACAG ATGCAGCGGTGCCTCCATGGGTGGGTTACAGTGAGGAGGAGACCATTCAGCAGCAGATCTTGGCTTTATCAGCT GACAAGAGGAACTTCCTTCGAGACCCTCCGGCTGGCGTGCAGTTCCACTTCGATGTGGAGCAGATGTATCCCACCGCTCTGGTCATGCTGCAGGAAGACGAGCTTCTCAACAGGATGCGCTTTGACCTGGTTCCAAAACA tgtaaAAGAGGAGGTGTTCTGGAGGAACTATTTCTACCGCGTGTCTCTCATCAAGCAGTCGGCTCAGCTCACAGCGTTGGCGGCACAGCAGCAAGCCGCCGAAAGGAGAGAGGACGACAAGACAGGAGCCGATCCACAGGACGACAGCTCATCAG aATCATCCAGAAGACCAAAAACACCTCCTACAACCATCAACGCCAAGCCGAAGTCCAGCGAG AATCATGAAGAAGAGGAGATCTCGACCAGCCCGGGAGTATCCGAGTTCGTAAGTGATGCGTTCGACTCGTGTAACATCAATCAGGAGGATTTGAGGAAGGAGATGGAACAGTTGGTGCTGGATAAGAAAAACGAGGACG AAGATGCATCTGAGTGGGAGCGAGAGCTACAGCGGGAGCTGCAGGAGTATGAGGTGGTAGCCGAAGCGGACAACCGCGACGAAAACTGGGACCGCGAGATCGAAGAGATGTTGCAGTCTGACTAG
- the syap1 gene encoding synapse-associated protein 1 isoform X2, whose translation MFKSWGTWLGIESTSEQKTEQIQSEETSGSDKDEENSGVNKPDNTERNDENQAVLQQNKGLSGYILNFASSATKKITESVTETASTIKKTVEEGNIDSIIDKTILGDFQKEQEKFVQEKNAKKTDAAVPPWVGYSEEETIQQQILALSADKRNFLRDPPAGVQFHFDVEQMYPTALVMLQEDELLNRMRFDLVPKHVKEEVFWRNYFYRVSLIKQSAQLTALAAQQQAAERREDDKTGADPQDDSSSGPVHISLQLRSHKSSRRPKTPPTTINAKPKSSENHEEEEISTSPGVSEFVSDAFDSCNINQEDLRKEMEQLVLDKKNEDDASEWERELQRELQEYEVVAEADNRDENWDREIEEMLQSD comes from the exons ATGTTTAAAAGCTGGGGCACGTGGCTCGGGATCGAGTCCACATCCGAGCAGAAAACTGAACAAATCCAGTCTGAGGAAACATCCGGAAGTGACAAAGACGAGGAAAATAGTGGAGTAAACAAACCCGACAACACCGAGAGAAATGACGAGAACCAGGCGGTTCTGCAGCAAAACAAAGGCCTGAGCG GATACATCCTGAACTTTGCGAGCAGCGCGACGAAGAAGATCACAGAGTCGGTGACCGAAACTGCGAGCACCATCAAGAAGACGGTGGAGGAAGGAAACATCGACAGCATCATCGAcaag ACCATTTTGGGAGACTTCCAGAAGGAACAGGAAAAGTTTGTTCAGGAGAAGAATGCTAAGAAAACAG ATGCAGCGGTGCCTCCATGGGTGGGTTACAGTGAGGAGGAGACCATTCAGCAGCAGATCTTGGCTTTATCAGCT GACAAGAGGAACTTCCTTCGAGACCCTCCGGCTGGCGTGCAGTTCCACTTCGATGTGGAGCAGATGTATCCCACCGCTCTGGTCATGCTGCAGGAAGACGAGCTTCTCAACAGGATGCGCTTTGACCTGGTTCCAAAACA tgtaaAAGAGGAGGTGTTCTGGAGGAACTATTTCTACCGCGTGTCTCTCATCAAGCAGTCGGCTCAGCTCACAGCGTTGGCGGCACAGCAGCAAGCCGCCGAAAGGAGAGAGGACGACAAGACAGGAGCCGATCCACAGGACGACAGCTCATCAGGTCCTGTCCACATCTCACTGCAGCTGCGTTCACACA aATCATCCAGAAGACCAAAAACACCTCCTACAACCATCAACGCCAAGCCGAAGTCCAGCGAG AATCATGAAGAAGAGGAGATCTCGACCAGCCCGGGAGTATCCGAGTTCGTAAGTGATGCGTTCGACTCGTGTAACATCAATCAGGAGGATTTGAGGAAGGAGATGGAACAGTTGGTGCTGGATAAGAAAAACGAGGACG ATGCATCTGAGTGGGAGCGAGAGCTACAGCGGGAGCTGCAGGAGTATGAGGTGGTAGCCGAAGCGGACAACCGCGACGAAAACTGGGACCGCGAGATCGAAGAGATGTTGCAGTCTGACTAG
- the syap1 gene encoding synapse-associated protein 1 isoform X1 has translation MFKSWGTWLGIESTSEQKTEQIQSEETSGSDKDEENSGVNKPDNTERNDENQAVLQQNKGLSGYILNFASSATKKITESVTETASTIKKTVEEGNIDSIIDKTILGDFQKEQEKFVQEKNAKKTDAAVPPWVGYSEEETIQQQILALSADKRNFLRDPPAGVQFHFDVEQMYPTALVMLQEDELLNRMRFDLVPKHVKEEVFWRNYFYRVSLIKQSAQLTALAAQQQAAERREDDKTGADPQDDSSSGPVHISLQLRSHKSSRRPKTPPTTINAKPKSSENHEEEEISTSPGVSEFVSDAFDSCNINQEDLRKEMEQLVLDKKNEDEDASEWERELQRELQEYEVVAEADNRDENWDREIEEMLQSD, from the exons ATGTTTAAAAGCTGGGGCACGTGGCTCGGGATCGAGTCCACATCCGAGCAGAAAACTGAACAAATCCAGTCTGAGGAAACATCCGGAAGTGACAAAGACGAGGAAAATAGTGGAGTAAACAAACCCGACAACACCGAGAGAAATGACGAGAACCAGGCGGTTCTGCAGCAAAACAAAGGCCTGAGCG GATACATCCTGAACTTTGCGAGCAGCGCGACGAAGAAGATCACAGAGTCGGTGACCGAAACTGCGAGCACCATCAAGAAGACGGTGGAGGAAGGAAACATCGACAGCATCATCGAcaag ACCATTTTGGGAGACTTCCAGAAGGAACAGGAAAAGTTTGTTCAGGAGAAGAATGCTAAGAAAACAG ATGCAGCGGTGCCTCCATGGGTGGGTTACAGTGAGGAGGAGACCATTCAGCAGCAGATCTTGGCTTTATCAGCT GACAAGAGGAACTTCCTTCGAGACCCTCCGGCTGGCGTGCAGTTCCACTTCGATGTGGAGCAGATGTATCCCACCGCTCTGGTCATGCTGCAGGAAGACGAGCTTCTCAACAGGATGCGCTTTGACCTGGTTCCAAAACA tgtaaAAGAGGAGGTGTTCTGGAGGAACTATTTCTACCGCGTGTCTCTCATCAAGCAGTCGGCTCAGCTCACAGCGTTGGCGGCACAGCAGCAAGCCGCCGAAAGGAGAGAGGACGACAAGACAGGAGCCGATCCACAGGACGACAGCTCATCAGGTCCTGTCCACATCTCACTGCAGCTGCGTTCACACA aATCATCCAGAAGACCAAAAACACCTCCTACAACCATCAACGCCAAGCCGAAGTCCAGCGAG AATCATGAAGAAGAGGAGATCTCGACCAGCCCGGGAGTATCCGAGTTCGTAAGTGATGCGTTCGACTCGTGTAACATCAATCAGGAGGATTTGAGGAAGGAGATGGAACAGTTGGTGCTGGATAAGAAAAACGAGGACG AAGATGCATCTGAGTGGGAGCGAGAGCTACAGCGGGAGCTGCAGGAGTATGAGGTGGTAGCCGAAGCGGACAACCGCGACGAAAACTGGGACCGCGAGATCGAAGAGATGTTGCAGTCTGACTAG
- the syap1 gene encoding synapse-associated protein 1 isoform X4 has product MFKSWGTWLGIESTSEQKTEQIQSEETSGSDKDEENSGVNKPDNTERNDENQAVLQQNKGLSGYILNFASSATKKITESVTETASTIKKTVEEGNIDSIIDKTILGDFQKEQEKFVQEKNAKKTDAAVPPWVGYSEEETIQQQILALSADKRNFLRDPPAGVQFHFDVEQMYPTALVMLQEDELLNRMRFDLVPKHVKEEVFWRNYFYRVSLIKQSAQLTALAAQQQAAERREDDKTGADPQDDSSSESSRRPKTPPTTINAKPKSSENHEEEEISTSPGVSEFVSDAFDSCNINQEDLRKEMEQLVLDKKNEDDASEWERELQRELQEYEVVAEADNRDENWDREIEEMLQSD; this is encoded by the exons ATGTTTAAAAGCTGGGGCACGTGGCTCGGGATCGAGTCCACATCCGAGCAGAAAACTGAACAAATCCAGTCTGAGGAAACATCCGGAAGTGACAAAGACGAGGAAAATAGTGGAGTAAACAAACCCGACAACACCGAGAGAAATGACGAGAACCAGGCGGTTCTGCAGCAAAACAAAGGCCTGAGCG GATACATCCTGAACTTTGCGAGCAGCGCGACGAAGAAGATCACAGAGTCGGTGACCGAAACTGCGAGCACCATCAAGAAGACGGTGGAGGAAGGAAACATCGACAGCATCATCGAcaag ACCATTTTGGGAGACTTCCAGAAGGAACAGGAAAAGTTTGTTCAGGAGAAGAATGCTAAGAAAACAG ATGCAGCGGTGCCTCCATGGGTGGGTTACAGTGAGGAGGAGACCATTCAGCAGCAGATCTTGGCTTTATCAGCT GACAAGAGGAACTTCCTTCGAGACCCTCCGGCTGGCGTGCAGTTCCACTTCGATGTGGAGCAGATGTATCCCACCGCTCTGGTCATGCTGCAGGAAGACGAGCTTCTCAACAGGATGCGCTTTGACCTGGTTCCAAAACA tgtaaAAGAGGAGGTGTTCTGGAGGAACTATTTCTACCGCGTGTCTCTCATCAAGCAGTCGGCTCAGCTCACAGCGTTGGCGGCACAGCAGCAAGCCGCCGAAAGGAGAGAGGACGACAAGACAGGAGCCGATCCACAGGACGACAGCTCATCAG aATCATCCAGAAGACCAAAAACACCTCCTACAACCATCAACGCCAAGCCGAAGTCCAGCGAG AATCATGAAGAAGAGGAGATCTCGACCAGCCCGGGAGTATCCGAGTTCGTAAGTGATGCGTTCGACTCGTGTAACATCAATCAGGAGGATTTGAGGAAGGAGATGGAACAGTTGGTGCTGGATAAGAAAAACGAGGACG ATGCATCTGAGTGGGAGCGAGAGCTACAGCGGGAGCTGCAGGAGTATGAGGTGGTAGCCGAAGCGGACAACCGCGACGAAAACTGGGACCGCGAGATCGAAGAGATGTTGCAGTCTGACTAG